One window of the Podospora pseudopauciseta strain CBS 411.78 chromosome 4, whole genome shotgun sequence genome contains the following:
- a CDS encoding hypothetical protein (antiSMASH:Cluster_3): MNNDQEAETQRLEEKFQQEKSRFLTIAKAAAGGKISQDKLEVLADGLLKKERRESSLGAVSKAKEEEEEEEVVVVVVPPGSSVPAPTPGAQSHGQTPEFDPAAGGSSKRARVGFAAEHAGHAFGDESPALAGAGRAVRKRVEIKNRDVSDWESEGQDDIFEDLGFGTG, from the exons ATGAACAACGATCAGGAAGCCGAAACTCAGCGACTCGAGGAGAAATTCCAACAAGAGAAGTCGCGGTTTCTGACTATTGCCaaggccgccgccggcggcaaAATTAGCCAGGACAAGCTCGAGGTTCTCGCGGACGGGCTtttgaagaaggaaagaagggAGTCGTCGTTGGGTGCTGTTTccaaggcgaaggaggaggaggaggaggaggaggtggtggtggtggtggtgccccCTGGTTCTTCGGTTCCGGCCCCGACCCCGGGGGCCCAAAGTCATGGCCAAACG CCCGAGTTTGACCCTGCGGCTGGTGGAAGCAGCAAGAGAGCTCGTGTGGGCTTTGCGGCCGAGCACGCCGGTCATGCGTTCGGAGACGAATCCCCCGCGCTGGCAGGCGCTGGTCGTGCCGTGCGCAAGCGGGTCGAGATCAAGAATCGCGACGTGTCCGACTGGGAGTCGGAGGGGCAGGACGATATTTTTGAGGATCTGGGGTTTGGGACTGGGTGA